One window of the Streptomyces sp. NBC_00259 genome contains the following:
- a CDS encoding YajQ family cyclic di-GMP-binding protein has translation MADSSFDIVSKVERQEVDNALNQAAKEISQRYDFKGTGATIEWSGDKILMQASGEERVKAILDIFQSKLIKRGISLKSLDAGEPQLSGKEYKIFASIEEGISQENAKKVAKAIRDEGPKGVKAQVQGEELRVSSKSRDDLQAVIALLKGKDFDFALQFVNYR, from the coding sequence ATGGCCGACTCCAGTTTCGACATCGTCTCGAAGGTCGAGCGGCAGGAGGTCGACAACGCCCTCAACCAGGCCGCCAAGGAGATCTCGCAGCGCTACGACTTCAAGGGCACCGGCGCGACCATCGAGTGGTCCGGCGACAAGATCCTTATGCAGGCGAGCGGTGAGGAGCGGGTCAAGGCGATTCTCGACATCTTCCAGTCCAAGCTGATCAAGCGTGGTATCTCGCTGAAGTCCCTGGACGCGGGTGAGCCGCAGCTCTCCGGCAAGGAGTACAAGATCTTCGCCTCGATCGAGGAGGGCATCTCCCAGGAGAACGCCAAGAAGGTCGCCAAGGCCATCCGCGACGAGGGCCCCAAGGGCGTCAAGGCGCAGGTGCAGGGCGAGGAGCTGCGCGTCAGCTCGAAGAGCCGTGACGACCTGCAGGCCGTCATCGCGCTGCTGAAGGGGAAGGACTTCGACTTCGCCCTGCAGTTCGTGAACTACCGCTGA
- a CDS encoding SCO4402 family protein, with protein sequence MADSDSVMAMANSRVHVVPAVLSLANPPWQREVWLDRSRFENLDHIFDVLFDDFCDADNPERYLGIGLRTEEEIELMRRLGAALNAASDEAPHDTDEEYLAAGTWPEVVAIAGRLARVMVANDLSELVRLHEDASQRQQSGPATQGESA encoded by the coding sequence ATGGCCGACAGCGATAGCGTGATGGCGATGGCGAACAGCCGGGTCCATGTCGTGCCGGCGGTGCTCTCGCTGGCCAATCCACCCTGGCAGCGCGAGGTTTGGCTCGACCGGTCCAGGTTCGAGAACCTGGACCACATCTTTGATGTGCTCTTCGATGACTTCTGCGATGCCGACAACCCCGAGCGCTACCTCGGCATCGGTCTGAGGACCGAGGAAGAGATCGAACTCATGCGTCGGCTCGGCGCCGCACTCAACGCCGCGAGCGACGAGGCTCCACACGACACCGACGAGGAGTACCTGGCTGCCGGCACCTGGCCCGAAGTGGTGGCCATCGCTGGTCGTCTTGCACGGGTCATGGTCGCGAACGACCTGAGCGAACTCGTCCGCCTGCATGAGGACGCGAGCCAGAGGCAGCAGTCAGGCCCGGCGACACAAGGCGAGTCGGCCTGA